A portion of the Deinococcus peraridilitoris DSM 19664 genome contains these proteins:
- the rpsH gene encoding 30S ribosomal protein S8 — protein MLSDPIADMLTRIRNATRVHKENVDVPASKFKEELAKLLVREGYIASVERVRDEGTKFDVLRLGLKYGNKREQVIKHIERISRPGRRAYVSHENLPRIHKGLGLAVVSTSKGLMADREARKAGIGGEVICVLW, from the coding sequence ATGCTGAGCGATCCAATCGCTGATATGTTGACGCGCATTCGCAATGCGACGCGTGTTCACAAGGAAAACGTGGACGTGCCGGCCTCCAAGTTCAAGGAGGAACTCGCCAAGCTGCTCGTGCGCGAAGGTTACATCGCGTCGGTCGAGCGTGTGCGCGACGAGGGCACCAAATTTGACGTTCTGCGTCTTGGTCTCAAGTACGGCAATAAGCGCGAGCAGGTCATCAAGCACATCGAGCGCATCTCGCGCCCGGGACGCCGCGCTTACGTCAGCCACGAAAACCTGCCCCGCATTCACAAGGGTCTCGGCCTGGCGGTCGTTTCGACCTCCAAGGGCCTCATGGCCGACCGTGAAGCGCGCAAAGCAGGCATCGGCGGCGAAGTCATCTGCGTGTTGTGGTAA
- the rplF gene encoding 50S ribosomal protein L6: MSRIGRQPITVPSGVNATIENGLFRVKGPKGELQVPFNPALNVQQDEGGIVVTRPTDRPEHRSLHGLTRTLIANAVQGVSNGFTINLELKGVGYRARLNGRNLEMTIGYSHPVIIEPPEGVTFTVPEPTRIDVSGIDKQLVGQVAANVRKVRKPDAYHGKGVRFVGEKIALKAGKAGATGGKGKK, from the coding sequence ATGTCGCGCATCGGTAGACAACCCATCACCGTTCCGAGTGGCGTGAATGCCACCATCGAGAACGGCCTGTTCCGCGTCAAGGGGCCCAAAGGCGAACTGCAGGTTCCCTTCAACCCCGCTCTCAATGTTCAGCAAGATGAAGGCGGTATTGTCGTCACCCGACCGACCGACCGACCCGAGCACCGTTCACTGCACGGCCTCACCCGCACCCTGATTGCCAATGCGGTGCAGGGGGTCAGCAACGGCTTCACCATCAACCTCGAGCTCAAGGGTGTCGGCTACCGCGCCCGTCTCAACGGTCGCAACCTCGAAATGACCATCGGTTACAGCCACCCGGTCATCATTGAGCCGCCCGAGGGCGTCACCTTTACGGTTCCTGAACCGACCCGTATCGACGTGAGCGGCATTGACAAGCAGCTCGTCGGTCAGGTGGCTGCGAACGTGCGCAAGGTCCGTAAGCCCGATGCCTACCACGGCAAGGGTGTGCGCTTCGTCGGCGAGAAGATCGCCCTCAAGGCCGGTAAGGCGGGCGCCACCGGCGGGAAAGGCAAGAAGTAA